From the genome of Nasonia vitripennis strain AsymCx chromosome 1, Nvit_psr_1.1, whole genome shotgun sequence, one region includes:
- the LOC116415969 gene encoding uncharacterized protein LOC116415969 translates to MWKLEPAVIIFSALLCLIRCQVPQDYVDATSSVKSYTAKYNDSVPKIVTLKNRIYTVILDYHTINLTSIDSGSDQPQQLLSCKLLTSEAFTYSNLDNEVVGLDNGKIVLVTHVKNKPEESYRFHIILDPFDCSSQKIVKVPCQRSDADLLVLIPYQDTYDVIKNYIFSQKNDTIYPKNPQRFNDKGEQIELDYSLKPDPTSIETAGWFKHLFKINTIKPFDASKGYYCTYYTDGKGTVLQRLNSRFETVKEISFHNTNLHVSTTQGHINYCSFKENITCKLLNSDLEVHATSELPKLNSPKGVYLEDRQVINLPNHRGFVVLLGYKTEPVNSLKSVDFYLQRVETSGSALPYYWKIGKALLYHYDLYGIVDSERDFCYVILAVNWINGSNVDVHNRCLDLYAY, encoded by the coding sequence ATGTGGAAGCTCGAGCCAgctgttattattttctcggCGCTATTATGCTTAATTCGGTGCCAGGTGCCACAGGATTACGTCGACGCAACAAGTTCCGTCAAATCGTATACAGCCAAATACAATGATTCTGTTCCGAAAATCGTTACACTGAAGAACCGCATCTACACCGTTATTCTAGACTACCATACCATTAACTTAACGTCAATCGACAGTGGAAGTGATCAACCGCAACAGTTATTAAGCTGTAAGCTTTTGACGTCCGAAGCATTTACTTATTCCAATTTAGATAATGAGGTCGTAGGACTGGATAATGGTAAAATTGTTCTTGTAACACACGTGAAAAACAAACCCGAGGAATCGTACAGGTTTCATATCATTCTCGATCCTTTTGATTGTTCAAGTCAAAAAATAGTGAAAGTACCGTGTCAACGTTCGGACGCAGATTTACTTGTCCTGATACCTTATCAAGACACTTATGAcgtcataaaaaattacatattttcacaaaaaaatgaCACGATTTATCCAAAGAACCCTCAACGCTTCAACGACAAGGGAGAACAAATTGAATTGGACTACTCCCTCAAACCCGATCCGACTTCAATAGAGACTGCAGGTTGGTTTAAACatttattcaaaatcaatACGATCAAACCGTTTGATGCATCCAAGGGCTATTACTGCACCTACTACACCGATGGTAAAGGCACCGTTCTGCAACGCCTGAATTCAAGATTTGAAACAGTGAAGGAGATCAGTTTTCACAATACCAACCTTCACGTGTCCACGACTCAGGGGCACATTAATTACTGTTCCTTCAAAGAAAATATCACATGCAAGCTTTTGAACTCCGACCTTGAAGTACATGCTACGAGCGAGCTGCCAAAATTGAACAGTCCAAAAGGCGTGTACTTGGAGGATCGTCAAGTGATAAATTTGCCCAATCACCGAGGCTTCGTCGTTTTACTCGGTTACAAGACTGAACCAGTCAACTCATTGAAATCAGTAGACTTTTATTTGCAGCGAGTTGAGACTAGTGGATCTGCTCTTCCATATTATTGGAAAATAGGAAAAGCTCTTCTCTATCACTACGATCTTTATGGTATCGTGGATTCTGAAAGGGACTTCTGCTACGTAATACTTGCTGTAAATTGGATAAATGGCTCGAACGTTGATGTCCATAACCGTTGCTTGGATCTTTATGCTTATTGA
- the LOC107982209 gene encoding uncharacterized protein LOC107982209: MSKLKSSLIVCTILFCYILESYGFNSTNFTRQWTNDYIYTPEIINVNGHLLAIGLQNNSVNITSTFGEVNSLICKLSLQPGETASDKIRAHALGNGKITVHTSVLIKKKVAESKLNDVVWDLFIILEPRNCSSLKTVEVYHGWDRDWVALVPYQSSFDLFYHKKPNKQTVTFQSPQRFNDLGESIKIDYSLGLESKITGLKIQTIKPYDASEGYVSFMNSTISFYNSRFKTIKTVNIVNPVHTISGAHGKVIYCYIKYPPKTKTSSDTNKFDFNSNTDIKKEEKEYVVCELLDADLKPKASVGMHKLEDKRVYEVIVYSLPAGGALVATTHRGLRSSRGHAMEFYLQRINPDGSTREPVQISEHFIFYHQMRLIALDNGEFCLVDGGEMETFKAFTSLKNSMWINCVDVTTL, encoded by the coding sequence ATGTCGAAACTAAAATCGAGCCTTATCGTTTGCACAATCTTGTTCTGTTATATTCTGGAATCTTATGGCTTTAACTCTACGAATTTTACTAGACAATGGACAAACGACTATATATACACTCCCGAAATCATCAACGTGAATGGTCATCTTCTAGCTATTGGCTTGCAAAACAATTCGGTGAACATAACCTCAACGTTTGGCGAAGTAAACTCTTTAATTTGCAAACTTTCACTCCAACCAGGTGAGACAGCTAGCGACAAGATCAGGGCCCATGCATTAGGCAATGGTAAGATAACCGTTCATACATCCgtactgataaaaaaaaaagtagcaGAATCCAAATTAAACGATGTAGTGTGGGACTTATTCATCATACTCGAACCACGTAATTGTTCGAGCCTCAAGACAGTTGAGGTGTATCATGGCTGGGATCGTGACTGGGTTGCACTAGTACCTTACCAAAGCAGCtttgatcttttttatcaCAAGAAGCCAAACAAACAGACCGTAACATTTCAGTCTCCCCAGCGCTTCAACGATCTCGGCGAGTCCATCAAAATAGACTATTCCCTGGGCTTAGAGAGTAAAATTACGGGATTGAAGATCCAAACTATAAAGCCTTATGATGCATCTGAAGGTTACGTCAGTTTCATGAATTCGACTATCAGCTTTTATAACTCAAGATTCAAAACAATAAAGACAGTCAACATTGTGAATCCTGTTCACACCATCTCTGGAGCTCATGGTAAGGTCATCTACTGCTACATCAAGTATCCGCCAAAGACAAAAACATCATCGGATACAAACAAGTTTGATTTCAACAGCAATAcagatataaaaaaagaagaaaaagagtacgtagTCTGTGAACTTCTCGATGCTGATCTGAAACCTAAAGCTTCGGTTGGGATGCACAAACTCGAAGATAAGCGCGTGTACGAGGTCATCGTCTATAGTTTACCCGCTGGTGGAGCACTCGTTGCCACAACCCACAGAGGTCTACGAAGTTCAAGAGGCCACGCCATGGAATTCTATTTACAACGAATTAACCCAGATGGTAGCACGCGAGAACCTGTTCAAATATCTGAGcactttatattttatcacCAGATGCGGCTGATTGCACTAGATAATGGAGAGTTTTGTTTGGTCGACGGGGGTGAAATGGAAACCTTCAAGGCTTTCACAAGTTTAAAGAACAGCATGTGGATTAATTGCGTTGACGTTACTACTTTGTAA
- the LOC100118159 gene encoding uncharacterized protein LOC100118159 has translation MFIRGNILVYALFCISALTAKFVLKSPAFTRESSVVTYNPAVLRLNSHLVTVTISNSTINVTSTDTSFKPCQIAINPEDDHVNTRIQARALGNGKIIVWGYNVPAEVPKAHKVVSYVIFMVDPQSCTAQRVARVQDNIPNSWSGYEGYVVPYQDTFDVFFRTQKTCSPCRFNVRGEKIEVPHQLKAESDEDRNLFIDTVKENDPSQGYFYSYQYKNLTGSMNELTEKFEPVGIWEGLIGHRVESFSTAKGYRTACLVDDPPLTIYGGIYYRAPFCSVFNTKEKKLVASSLMNHPDNDYLTRTMTTTFKSGNAIVALAQIYPAPKPVEIEIQVLKPAAPGRTELDRLLHDDEVSEPIKFQEISGNYPFEMYGILLEQEYCLVTSETKKEGEEYNKPEVKLTVKCMASHL, from the exons ATGTTCATTCGCGGAAACATTCTTGTCTATGCGCTGTTTTGCATATCGGCCCTGACAGCGAAATTCGTCTTAAAAAGTCCGGCTTTCACCAGGGAGTCATCCGTAGTAACCTACAATCCCGCAGTTCTAAGGCTCAATAGCCACCTCGTGACTGTGACAATAAGTAATTCTACTATCAATGTAACCTCCACCGATACCTCGTTCAAACCCTGTCAAATCGCCATCAACCCCGAAGACGACCATGTAAATACCAGAATACAAGCTCGAGCATTGGGTAATGGAAAGATCATCGTCTGGGGTTACAATGTACCTGCCGAAGTCCCGAAAGCTCACAAGGTGGTTAGTTACGTTATATTCATGGTTGACCCACAGAGCTGCACCGCACAGCGTGTAGCCAGAGTTCAGGATAATATACCCAACAGCTGGTCAGGATACGAAGGATACGTGGTCCCATATCAAGACACCTTCGACGTTTTCTTTAGGACACAGAAAACGTGCTCGCCTTGCCGTTTTAACGTCAGAGGAGAGAAGATCGAAGTACCTCATCAGCTGAAGGCTGAGTCGGATGAGGACAGAAACTTATTCATAGACACGGTAAAAGAAAATGATCCCTCACAGGGTTATTTCTACTCTTACCAATACAAAAACCTGACGGGAAGCATGAATGAGTTGACGGAAAAATTCGAACCAGTGGGAATATGGGAAGGACTGATAGGCCACCGAGTAGAATCATTCTCCACTGCAAAG GGATACAGAACCGCCTGTCTGGTCGATGACCCGCCGTTAACCATCTACGGAGGCATCTACTACAGAGCTCCGTTCTGCAGCGTATTCAACACGAAAGAAAAGAAGCTAGTGGCCTCCTCCTTGATGAACCATCCGGACAACGACTACCTTACGCGTACAATGACCACAACATTTAAGAGTGGTAATGCAATAGTAGCTTTGGCTCAAATATACCCGGCACCGAAACCTGTTGAGATCGAAATACAAGTACTCAAACCAGCTGCTCCGGGTCGTACGGAATTGGACAGACTGCTGCACGACGATGAAGTCAGTGAACCTATCAAGTTTCAAGAGATCTCTGGTAACTATCCCTTCGAAATGTATGGAATTTTATTAGAACAGGAGTATTGTCTCGTTACGAGCGAGACGAAGAAAGAAGGAGAAGAGTATAATAAGCCGGAGGTGAAACTTACTGTCAAGTGTATGGCATCACATTTATAA
- the LOC107980538 gene encoding uncharacterized protein LOC107980538 translates to MTVFQALLIALSLLHVRAYVLFTIEDPKHKHNVTEDWKIVRHIHMSHPLVVKVKDSLVHILDSKDNMDHAIQFESEDFDTCRVPLNLAHPMRYPRRATSLGNGKVVVWLLNYRLTAYKHVAEWRFVVVEPWSCTYRKFEIADVDPFPVDVVDVIGYEDTLDVLIRPLRNDESNNTYVYRYNENGEPVSSVIGSVIPDTDSYPFYQPDTIRLYPLKEHDRTEGFFYVQVKPETNTTALKRLNSNFEVMFNTTLQHSTFRGFGTDDYSVSHHGFTTCHSREENNFRFLHCILLNDKLKQKTNVTLSHDNYSDFFENIAHLVTKNLSGNEGVLLTFAVRINHQPKTPIYVQKINNDGRVSEPKQIGKVYCEIYDLKTFEMSDDTYCIAISCVETLHTRCINLKDYS, encoded by the exons ATGACAGTCTTTCAAGCTCTGCTAATTGCACTAAGCCTCTTGCACGTTCGTGCTTATGTTTTATTTACCATCGAAGACCCTAAACACAAGCACAACGTCACCGAAGACTGGAAAATCGTTCGTCACATCCACATGTCACATCCTCTGGTTGTCAAGGTCAAGGATAGCCTTGTTCACATTCTGGATTCGAAGGATAACATGGACCACGCTATACAGTTCGAATCCGAGGACTTCGACACCTGTAGAGTACCTCTAAACTTAGCCCATCCTATGAGGTATCCACGACGAGCCACTAGTCTCGGCAACGGGAAGGTCGTCGTCTGGCTGCTTAACTATCGGCTGACGGCCTACAAGCACGTGGCCGAGTGGAGATTCGTCGTAGTGGAGCCTTGGAGCTGTACTTATCGGAAATTCGAGATAGCAGACGTAGATCCCTTTCCAGTTGATGTCGTCGACGTAATCGGCTACGAAGATACGCTGGATGTACTCATTAGACCCTTGCGAAACGACGAGTCGAATAACACTTACGTTTACAGGTACAACGAGAATGGTGAACCGGTGTCGTCAGTGATTGGGTCTGTCATTCCAG ataCTGATTCTTATCCGTTCTACCAACCCGACACAATACGATTATATCCCTTAAAGGAACATGACCGTACAGAAGGTTTCTTCTACGTCCAAGTTAAACCAGAAACCAACACGACTGCCTTGAAACGCCTGAACTCCAactttgaggttatgttcaATACCACATTGCAGCACTCAACATTTCGCGGCTTCGGCACGGACGACTACTCGGTATCGCACCACGGCTTCACTACTTGCCACTCGAGGGAGGAAAATAATTTCCGCTTTCTTCACTGTATACTTCTAAACGATAAACTGAAACAGAAGACAAACGTTACGTTGAGTCATGACAACTACTCAGACTTTTTTGAGAACATAGCGCACTTGGTCACGAAAAACTTGTCAGGAAATGAGGGTGTGCTGCTGACTTTTGCTGTAAGGATAAATCATCAACCAAAAACGCCGATTTACGTGCAGAAAATTAATAACGACGGGCGAGTTAGTGAACCAAAACAAATAGGCAAAGTCTATTGTGAAATCTATGATTTGAAGACTTTTGAAATGAGTGACGATACGTATTGTATTGCTATTAGTTGCGTCGAGACGCTTCATACGAgatgtataaatttaaaagatTATTCTTAA
- the LOC107980534 gene encoding uncharacterized protein LOC107980534: protein MTMLRTQFLFLIILLGNSYLEATVMTTQTSFDYSLPWDIRDYHGMHISIPVRSKNDKIVFVTGSEDSIRKLRLDSVDPANPKSFHSCIIPRKLKYNSESRREATSLGNGKVIFTMLNNQMSRTSPISAALNVEWRLHIIDPFTCDHTDLVVATTGENLIGVLPYEDSFDVLLKDMKSSKRTRVVRYSENGEIDQTFSAVIPDEHFLRVKMIKEHDPSAGYYYITPLRREGSSTLKILNSNFEVIHSFEFKHSRYTGYDHDAYSLEHGRFTVCYFDQENRKSLRCLTLDEEFKGQPAEVAITYDHEIYHVFVKILPRGGFHVLHAKNNGNHSDTVYLQHVTKDGQVGESVELGIVPRGIHEVYYFEMKDGSQCISISSIDSIMTKYIV, encoded by the coding sequence ATGACAATGTTAAGAACGCAGTTTTTGTTCTTAATTATCTTACTGGGCAACTCTTACCTGGAAGCCACTGTAATGACAACGCAGACTTCTTTCGACTATAGTTTACCATGGGACATCCGTGACTACCACGGCATGCACATTTCCATCCCCGTAAGGTCCAAGAATGACAAAATTGTCTTCGTCACCGGTAGTGAAGACTCCATACGTAAACTCCGGCTTGATTCTGTAGATCCTGCAAATCCTAAGAGCTTCCATAGCTGCATCATTCCAAGGAAACTAAAATACAATTCTGAGAGCAGACGCGAGGCAACAAGTCTGGGCAAtggcaaggtcatattcacGATGCTAAATAATCAAATGTCGCGAACCAGTCCAATTTCAGCTGCGCTAAACGTCGAATGGAGACTTCACATCATCGATCCCTTCACCTGTGATCACACGGATCTGGTCGTGGCCACCACCGGCGAGAACTTGATCGGCGTTCTACCGTACGAAGACAGCTTCGACGTTTTACTTAAAGATATGAAATCTTCCAAAAGAACTAGGGTGGTGAGATACAGCGAGAACGGAGAGATCGACCAAACCTTCTCTGCAGTCATCCCCGACGAGCATTTCCTCCGGGTGAAGATGATCAAGGAACATGATCCTTCTGCTGGATACTACTACATTACACCTCTAAGGCGCGAAGGTTCCTCGACCCTTAAAATACTGAACTCCAACTTTGAGGTGATCCATAGCTTTGAATTCAAGCACTCTAGATACACGGGTTACGACCATGATGCCTACAGTCTGGAACACGGAAGGTTTACCGTCTGTTACTTCGATCAAGAGAATAGAAAAAGTCTACGCTGTTTAACTTTGGATGAAGAGTTTAAAGGTCAACCAGCAGAAGTGGCCATCACCTATGACCACGAAATTTACCATGTGTTTGTGAAAATCTTACCACGAGGTGGCTTCCATGTGCTTCACGCCAAAAATAATGGAAACCATAGTGACACTGTATATCTGCAACACGTGACCAAGGATGGACAAGTAGGGGAATCCGTGGAATTAGGGATTGTGCCTAGAGGAATTCACGAGGTTTACTATTTTGAGATGAAAGATGGATCGCAATGCATCTCTATCTCATCGATTGACTCTATAATGACCAAGTACATTGTGTAG
- the LOC100118039 gene encoding kelch-like protein 20 isoform X2, with product MESILTFAYTGAITITEENAQTLLVDADHLGLTDITEQCIKFFYTCLRPSNVSQIYSLAEARGIEPLMKKCKKFMVAHFEDVYKTDEYLNFDILLLKDIFSNHEIHADLEQLFDAVIRWITYNIDQRRFYTTELLSYARLSNLQSQVVIEYFSKIPSLVEENSEFVSEIVSLYETFEKIVYINEKKLIYVVDAEDSNNIEIYDPVIDQWDVANFVDRGENKQEFSCVVHKQKLYIIGGQSQKLGFKKTVQVNDLETKTWTSVAPMHSERSLSGAVVLNDFIYVCGGRNYSGPCNVVERYSPESNEWRMMCPMNICRSTFAVVALGDAIYAIGGTFDNAPLDTVERYDPDKNWWKSLNSIMHEKREQCGAAALNGKIYVCGGYNDDGAISSVEVYNPQTNRWTKLADMNSPRSGALVIANMGKIWAIGGCGADYNELSSVEIYDPETDTWTVTGPMSKIKGYVAGGL from the exons ATGGAATCCATCCTTACGTTTGCTTATACCGGCGCGATTACTATAACCGAAGAAAACGCACAAACATTGTTGGTAGATGCCGATCATCTGGGTCTCACTGACATAACAGAGCAGtgtatcaaatttttttacaccTGTCTTCGGCCTAGTAATGTCAGTCAAATTTATAGTCTTGCCGAAGCACGTGGTATCGAGCCGCTCATGAAAAAATGCAAGAAGTTTATGGTGGCCCATTTCGAAGATGTTTACAAGACTGACGAGTATCTCAATTTCGATATTTTGCTTCTGAAAGATATATTCTCCAATCACGAGATACACGCGGATCTGGAGCAGCTATTCGACGCGGTCATTCGGTGGATCACGTACAACATTGATCAGAGGCGATTCTACACAACAGAGCTGCTAAGCTATGCTAGATTATCGAATTTGCAATCCCAAGTTGTGattgaatatttttctaaaatccCGTCTTTGGTTGAAGAGAACAG TGAATTTGTATCGGAAATTGTGTCTCTTTACGAAACTTTCGAAAAAATCGTCTACATCAATGAAAAGAAACTCATCTACGTGGTGGATGCCGAAGATTCCAATAATATCGAAATCTACGATCCAGTTATAG ATCAGTGGGACGTCGCCAACTTTGTCGACCGCGGCGAAAACAAGCAGGAATTCAGCTGCGTAGTTCATAAACAAAAACTCTACATAATCGGTGGACAATCTCAAAAGCTCGGCTTCAAGAAGACTGTACAGGTCAACGACTTGGAAACGAAAACCTGGACCAGCGTGGCGCCGATGCATAGCGAGCGTAG TCTCAGCGGTGCCGTCGTGCTAAACGACTTTATATACGTTTGCGGTGGTCGAAATTACTCTGGACCATGCAACGTGGTTGAAAGATACAGTCCGGAGAGTAACGAGTGGCGGATGATGTGCCCAATGAACATCTGTCGATCAACCTTCGCTGTTGTCGCCCTCGGAGATGCTATCTATGCAATCGGTGGTACTTTTGACAATGCTCCGCTGGACACG GTCGAACGATACGACCCCGACAAGAACTGGTGGAAATCTCTCAACTCGATAATGCACGAGAAGCGCGAGCAGTGCGGAGCAGCTGCGTTGAACGGCAAGATTTATGTCTGCGGTGGATACAACGATGACGGCGCAATCAGTTCCGTCGAGGTTTACAATCCTCAAACTAATAG GTGGACCAAATTAGCAGATATGAACAGTCCGAGGTCCGGAGCTTTAGTTATCGCTAATATGGGGAAGATCTGGGCCATTGGAGGTTGTGGTGCAGATTACAACGAATTGTCGAGCGTCGAGATTTACGATCCGGAAACCGACACCTGGACTGTTACCGGTCCAATGAGCAAGATAAAGGGATATGTGGCCGGTGGtctttaa
- the LOC100118039 gene encoding kelch-like protein 18 isoform X1, with protein MEAKTYGWKFLSTSDRPSNDGPSNDGPKSIVYERQGHFSSLDVIRTKGDLCDVIIDVEDKSFPAHRIILAATIKYFQELILNSSDEETKVTISVKDVSAQSMESILTFAYTGAITITEENAQTLLVDADHLGLTDITEQCIKFFYTCLRPSNVSQIYSLAEARGIEPLMKKCKKFMVAHFEDVYKTDEYLNFDILLLKDIFSNHEIHADLEQLFDAVIRWITYNIDQRRFYTTELLSYARLSNLQSQVVIEYFSKIPSLVEENSEFVSEIVSLYETFEKIVYINEKKLIYVVDAEDSNNIEIYDPVIDQWDVANFVDRGENKQEFSCVVHKQKLYIIGGQSQKLGFKKTVQVNDLETKTWTSVAPMHSERSLSGAVVLNDFIYVCGGRNYSGPCNVVERYSPESNEWRMMCPMNICRSTFAVVALGDAIYAIGGTFDNAPLDTVERYDPDKNWWKSLNSIMHEKREQCGAAALNGKIYVCGGYNDDGAISSVEVYNPQTNRWTKLADMNSPRSGALVIANMGKIWAIGGCGADYNELSSVEIYDPETDTWTVTGPMSKIKGYVAGGL; from the exons atggagGCTAAGACATACGGATGGAAGTTTTTATCTACGTCTGACAGACCCTCGAATGATGGACCCTCGAATGACGGACCAAAGTCGATTGTTTACGAACGTCAGGGCCACTTTTCGAGTTTAGACGTGATCAGGACCAAAGGAGATTTGTGTGATGTCATAATTGAT gtgGAAGACAAATCATTTCCAGCACATAGAATAATTCTTGCTGCTACGATAAAGTACTTTCAAGAACTAATCTTGAACAGCTCCGACGAAGAAACGAAAGTAACTATTTCCGTGAAAGATGTTAGTGCACA aaGCATGGAATCCATCCTTACGTTTGCTTATACCGGCGCGATTACTATAACCGAAGAAAACGCACAAACATTGTTGGTAGATGCCGATCATCTGGGTCTCACTGACATAACAGAGCAGtgtatcaaatttttttacaccTGTCTTCGGCCTAGTAATGTCAGTCAAATTTATAGTCTTGCCGAAGCACGTGGTATCGAGCCGCTCATGAAAAAATGCAAGAAGTTTATGGTGGCCCATTTCGAAGATGTTTACAAGACTGACGAGTATCTCAATTTCGATATTTTGCTTCTGAAAGATATATTCTCCAATCACGAGATACACGCGGATCTGGAGCAGCTATTCGACGCGGTCATTCGGTGGATCACGTACAACATTGATCAGAGGCGATTCTACACAACAGAGCTGCTAAGCTATGCTAGATTATCGAATTTGCAATCCCAAGTTGTGattgaatatttttctaaaatccCGTCTTTGGTTGAAGAGAACAG TGAATTTGTATCGGAAATTGTGTCTCTTTACGAAACTTTCGAAAAAATCGTCTACATCAATGAAAAGAAACTCATCTACGTGGTGGATGCCGAAGATTCCAATAATATCGAAATCTACGATCCAGTTATAG ATCAGTGGGACGTCGCCAACTTTGTCGACCGCGGCGAAAACAAGCAGGAATTCAGCTGCGTAGTTCATAAACAAAAACTCTACATAATCGGTGGACAATCTCAAAAGCTCGGCTTCAAGAAGACTGTACAGGTCAACGACTTGGAAACGAAAACCTGGACCAGCGTGGCGCCGATGCATAGCGAGCGTAG TCTCAGCGGTGCCGTCGTGCTAAACGACTTTATATACGTTTGCGGTGGTCGAAATTACTCTGGACCATGCAACGTGGTTGAAAGATACAGTCCGGAGAGTAACGAGTGGCGGATGATGTGCCCAATGAACATCTGTCGATCAACCTTCGCTGTTGTCGCCCTCGGAGATGCTATCTATGCAATCGGTGGTACTTTTGACAATGCTCCGCTGGACACG GTCGAACGATACGACCCCGACAAGAACTGGTGGAAATCTCTCAACTCGATAATGCACGAGAAGCGCGAGCAGTGCGGAGCAGCTGCGTTGAACGGCAAGATTTATGTCTGCGGTGGATACAACGATGACGGCGCAATCAGTTCCGTCGAGGTTTACAATCCTCAAACTAATAG GTGGACCAAATTAGCAGATATGAACAGTCCGAGGTCCGGAGCTTTAGTTATCGCTAATATGGGGAAGATCTGGGCCATTGGAGGTTGTGGTGCAGATTACAACGAATTGTCGAGCGTCGAGATTTACGATCCGGAAACCGACACCTGGACTGTTACCGGTCCAATGAGCAAGATAAAGGGATATGTGGCCGGTGGtctttaa